In one Desulfuribacillus stibiiarsenatis genomic region, the following are encoded:
- a CDS encoding class I SAM-dependent methyltransferase, producing the protein MGNNDIFEMIANIYDTPERVHIAKVSTDAIKNLLVNTRDKDAIDFGCGTGLVGMDLLDKFRSILFLDTSQNMLHIVNKKISDANAQNASSLCLDLETSINLDNSADYIFMAQVLLHIRDYTSVLSKLYNILNHEGHLLLVDFNKNENVVSDLVHNGFDQEQLKAIMLEIGFKDVQTETFYTGSKLFMGQDASMFIIDAKK; encoded by the coding sequence ATGGGAAATAATGATATTTTTGAGATGATAGCCAATATATATGACACTCCTGAAAGAGTCCATATTGCTAAGGTATCAACAGATGCTATCAAAAATCTATTAGTTAACACTAGGGATAAGGACGCGATTGACTTTGGATGTGGAACTGGTCTGGTAGGTATGGACTTGTTAGATAAATTTAGATCCATACTATTTCTAGATACTTCACAGAATATGCTTCATATCGTTAATAAGAAGATTTCTGATGCTAATGCTCAGAATGCAAGCTCTTTATGTCTAGATTTAGAAACTTCTATCAATCTTGACAACTCAGCTGATTATATTTTTATGGCACAAGTTCTGCTACATATTCGAGACTATACTTCTGTCTTATCAAAGTTATATAATATTTTAAACCATGAGGGTCATTTATTACTCGTTGACTTTAATAAAAATGAAAATGTTGTTTCAGATTTGGTCCATAATGGGTTTGATCAGGAACAGCTTAAAGCAATAATGTTGGAGATAGGGTTTAAAGACGTTCAAACTGAAACATTTTACACTGGAAGCAAACTATTTATGGGTCAAGATGCATCGATGTTTATTATTGATGCTAAAAAATAA